ACAACTAATCAAAATTTCAACATTAAATACATTGACGGCGTAAAAAATGCGGCTGGTGTTACATTAAACGGTCGTCTTGATGAATTATCAAAAGCAGATCAATCATTCACACATTATGCGACATTTAATCCTAACAAGAATAAATTAACATCAGTATCGATCGTAGGAACTGTTATAAATGGGGCAAAACAAAATGGTAAACCAGGTGAAGTTAAAGTTTATGAGTTCGTTGGTAGCGGGAATCTCCCACAAAGCGTTTACGCTAATGTTAATGATAACCAGCAATTTAATGACATCACTTCCAAAGTAAGTATAAGCAGCAACAACAGTTCTGGATATCAAATCAATTTTGATATGGAAGGCAAACACCCTTATGTGATAGTTTATAAAGGGCATTATGACAGTAATGCGAAAGATTTTTCTTTTAGAACAAATGCAACAGGTTACCAAAACTTAAATCAACATACCGACTATTTATATTGGGGGTATGGTAATTCTTTCAATCTAACATGGGATAATGGGGTTGCTTTCTATTCTAACAACGCGAGTGGGGAAGGGAACGACAAACCTATACCGCCAACTTATGGGTTCAGTCCAACAGTCGAAACAAGTCAAAATACTGTTACTTATTCTCCTGTAATGACTTTCCAACAAACTGGAGTTTTAGAAGTGATTGAAGATAGTGCTGTATTAAATACACTTTCACAGTCTGGTGAGGACCGTGGTGAAAATACTTCTCCAGTCATTGAGACAATGGAAGATACACAACCTGTTGATTTTGAGGAAACAACGACGTTCCCACCGTCAAATCATGCAAATGAAGTGATAGAGTTTGAAGAAGACACAAACTATGGTGAACAAGATACGGTACATCACTCCGATGTCGTTGAATACGACGAAGATACGACAACTGGCATGTTAACAGGTGCCTTTTCTGACCATACAACAGAAGAGGACACGATGGAGTACACAACTGATGGCTTGTTGATTGAGTTCGAGGATGAAATGAATCCTAATGTGAGCGGTCAGTACGATGACATCTCAATGGATACGATAGAAGAGTCATCTCAAATTGACACATTCACTGAACTTGAATCTGAATTTGGTCAACATGACGGTGCAATGGATACAATTGAAGAATCATCTCAAATTGATACATTCACTGAACTTGAATCTGAATTCGGTCAACATGACGATACAATGACATTTGAAGAAGACACTATCGTTGAGAAACCAAAAACGGAAAAGGGCAATCGAGTACCACTTGTGATTGATTTATTAACGCCAAAGAACAACTACAAGTTCAACATTCAACCAGAAGCGCCTGCTACGTATCAAATTGGTGACTTTGTATGGCGTGATGAAGATCATAATGGTGTACAAAACGAAGGTGAACGTGGTCTTGAAGGGGTTATTATCACACTTAAAACGGCTGATGGCACTGTAGTGGGTACAACAACTAGTGACGAAAATGGCCACTACCAGTTCACTAATGTTCAAAAAGGCAAGTACATTGTTGAATTTGCTGTACCAGAAGGCTATGAAGCAACAAGTCGACATACAACAGCTGATACTACAAAAGATTCTGACGGCTTAATCGCTCATATCGATGTTACTAAAGATGATATGACGATTGACGCTGGATTCTTCCCATTAGAAAATTGGAATCCAAAACAACAAGATGAAACGTATACAATTGGTGACTTTGTATGGCGTGATGAAGATCATAATGGTGTACAAAACGAAGGTGAACGTGGTCTTGAAGGGGTTATTATCACACTTAAAACGGCTGATGGCACTGTAGTGAGTACAACAACTAGTGACGAAAATGGCCACTACCAGTTCACTAATGTTCAAAAAGGCAAGTACATTGTTGAATTTGCTGTACCAGAAGGCTATGAAGCAACAAGTCGACATACAACAGCTGATACTACAAAAGATTCTGACGGCTTAATCGCTCATATCGATGTTACTCACGACGATATGACGATTGATGCGGGATTCTTCCCATTAGAAAATTGGAATCCTCAGCCTGAGCCAAAAGATCCTAAAGAAAACGAACAACCTGAGCCGATGAAGCCGGATGAAATGGAAAAACCAGAACCTAAACAACCGGATGTACCACAACCTGAGCCAATGAAGCCAGGCGAAATGGAAAAACCAGAACCTAAGCAACCGGACGTTCCACAACCTGAACCGATGAACCCAGAAGAAATGGAAAAACCGGAACCTAAACAACCGGATGCGCCACAACCTGAGCCAATGAACCCTGGTGAAAAAGAAATGCCAAAAGAAATGCAACCAGGTGAGCGCAAGCCATCTCAACCATCAACTATGCCTCAGCACGAATCAACTGAAAAAGGGCATAGCAAAATGACGGCATCAGAACAATCATCAACAACTGATGAAGTGTTGCCTGAAACAGGTGAATCATCGTCACAATCATCTGCTTTGATCTTCGGTGGTTTACTCAGTCTATTAGGACTTGGTTTATTACGTCGATCACCCAAACAAAATCGTTCTTCAATGAAATAAACATGACATTAAAAACCCCTGATTGCACGATGATGTGTAATCAGGGGTTTCATTCTATATTAAATTTCAGTCGTTAATGACTCTAATTCGTCCACTAATTCGCCAATATAAGCAATCGTATCTTTAAGTGGTTGATCTGTTGTAACATCGATACCTGCAAGTTGTGCCAATTCCACAGGGGACTTACTTCCACCTGCACTGAGTGTGTTCAACCAATCTTGAACTGCAGGCTCACCTTCATTTTTAATACGTTGTGCCATTATCGTACCAATAGTTAAACCAGCAGAATATGTGTATGAGTATAAGCCCATATAGTAATGTGGTTGACGCATCCAAGTTAATTCCGCACCGTCTGTAATTATCACAGTATCTCCCCAGAATTGTTCGATGACTTGTCGTTTAATCGCATTCAAAGTAGGGGCGCTAAGTGATTCACCTTGATCGACACGTTGATATACTTCGCGTTGATATGCAGCTTCAAGTAAATGTGTCACCATATTATGATAGTACGTACGAGAAATAATCGAAGCAATCGCCCAACGTTTGAAACGCGCATCATTACTGTTTTTAAATAAGTAATTTAACATTAACATTTCGTTCATTGTCGATGGTGCTTCAACAAAATACATAGACGCATCAGATTGTAAGTAATTTTGATGCTTTTGGGCAAATGTAAAATGTCCGGCATGGCCCAGTTCATGTGCTAAGACGAACGCTTCAGTCATTTTACCTGTCCACGAAATAAAGATGTAGCTATGTGATGCATAAGGGCTTGCACAATAAGCACCTGTTTCTTTTCCTTTATTTTGCGGGAAGTCAATCCAACGCGCATCATACGCTTGGTGCAGCATGTCGACATATTCTGAACCTAATACATCTAATGCACCAAAAATGTATTTTTTAGACTCTTCAATAGTAATTTCTGGTTCAAAAGTAGGGTCGATAGAGATTTTTAAGTCTTCAAATTTGAGTTCATCTAAACCATTCGCTTGTTGAACAAGTTTCGCATACTTACGCATAATTGGCGCTAAGTCGGACATAATTAAATCAATTTGGCGGTGATACATTTCTAAAGTAACATCTTGTTCTTCCAATAAATACTCAATGACAGAATCATAACCACGCAAGTCAGCCTCAAGTTTTTCACGTTGAACTTGCGCATTATACACTGCAGCAGTCGTATGTTCATACTTTTTAAGCGTATCGCTAAAATGACGGAAACTTGCACGACGAAGCGCTGTGTCGTCATGATCTTCGTAATAACCTTCAAATGTCGTATAATCCATGTCATATGTTTGACCGTTGACTTCAAATGTACCGAAATCAATATCTAACATTTTAGTCACACCATAAATATCATAGGGCACATCTAAAGCTGTTGACATACTTGCAAGTGCTTCTTCAGCTTTAGGATGCAATTGATGCGGCTTTTTCTTTTGTAATTGTGTTAAATAGTAGCCATAACCTAACTCTGAAATCGCTTGTTGCATCACAGCATCATCGAGATTTAATAGTTCTGACTCTACAAATGTCAATTGGCTTAAAACTTTGCCATATTGTGTAGAAAATAGGGCGTTTAAACGTTGTCTTTCAGCATCTGATGTATCGACACTATGGAGAAGTTCCGCATAGTTACCCGCACGTTCTAATTCAACGAGCAATTGCGCATATGTATTTAAACCTTTTTCAATATTTTCGACAGTATTGAGTTGGTTTTCGTATTGCGCTTTAAATGCTTGAGCTTCTTGCGGCAATGATTTCAGCGCTTGTTCATAACTTTCCGAATTAGGATATAAATCCGTCAAATCCCAAGTTTCTGCTGTAGCAACTTCTGAACGCTGTGGTAGTTTTTGTGACATAATAAAACCTCCTTAGAAAATATATTAATCTCATTATAACGTTTTTTAACATCTTTTTGCATGTGAAATCATTACACGCGCCATTAAAAATCTAGTATAATGAAGGCTAAATACAAAAAGGAGGTTCATACATGGCCATTTTAGACATGCCAAACTATATTTGGATTACACTTCTTATCATGGTTGTTTTAACATTGTTTTGTACACTTGTCCTTAACAAATGGTTCATTACAGCAATCATCATGTTCATTGTACTCGGTGCTTTAGCATTTATTTTGCCAAACTTTAAACCGATTCATTATGAACCTTTATTAGGTTTTGCAGCGTTCGTCGCAATCTTGAGCTTAATTTTAAGTCTCATTTTATGGTTTATGACACGTGACTGGCGCAAAAAACGACAATTGAAAAAGTATGAGAAAGAACGCGCACGCTTTGAACAACAACATCGTCCATAATGATAACGAACCCAGTGATATACTTAAGTCATTGGGTTTTTGTGATGTTGACATGATGATGCTATTGATGCGCTGATTAAAGATAATAGGGTCAAAACGATAATCTATATACAACTTCCTATAATATATATTATGTAAACTAAAAACCGCATTCAAATTTAGTACTGCTATAAAACGCATATATAGCACTTTAATTACATATATACATATCTATTAATATATGTGCGATTTATGTACGATTTTTACGACATATACGTACATATCACTACAGATTGATGCTGACTGAACCCAATCCTCAGTCATAACGTGCCTTAATGATATTCACAGCTTAAATATAAAAAAATGTATTACAACCGGTTACATAGTATGCATACGAATTTTGGTGTTAATGACTGAATCATCCATATTAAAGCATTGTTGCAACGACATGATATAAAATCTATACGTTACATCCTATAAAAATGGGATTGAACTGTGTATATTAACGGTTCAAACACATGTATTTGTACTTCAAATATTTGCTCTAGTAACCGCTTAAATGACTGGTTTTAAAGCCACATTATATTTTATAGGTTGACATAACATAAATATAATTAATCCGAATTTTTACTACTTTCCGCCAAAATATCCATTAAAATCTTTCAATTGCGCATTTTTCGTCCAAAAATAAAAAGCCAGTCGCTTTGCATGACACAAAGTACGGGCTTTTTATCGTTCGTTTATCGTTTAATTTTTGAGCGCAATCGATTTAACACATCAAATACGAAATATTTCACTTTGTGAATCGGTTTATAGAAGTCACCAACGAGCTCTTCAATTTGCACACCGAATCCACGTTTAAAGCGATACACACCATAGTCCTCACTATTCTCAGTGAAATCGCCTGATACGCCGTAAAAATTATAACGCTCATAACCATGGTCAAAGCAGTAATTAATCATAAACCAATGCATCGCGTAAGGTCCCATAAAGTGATTGTATTTCTCACTTGAACCGCCAGAGAAGTAATTAATTTCATACGCATTCGCAAAATAAACACCTGCTGCTAAGTTTAACACAGAGCCGTCCGTTTTACGCAATTCGCTTGCTTTTAACATCTCCTGTTGATCATGGTCGATTTGTTTATCTAATTCCGCAATTTTCTTAATTTGCTTATCCGATTTGTTTTCATTCGCCATCATTTGATCACGGCGCGTTTCTTTGTCATTTAAACTTTGTTGCAACGACGTAATATACTCATCTAAATCAATATATGCTAATGGTACGAGCGCTTTATGACCATATGTGTTGATAAAGTTTTTAAAGTATTCGTCCGTTTTAGACACAAAACCTGCACGTTCTTCAGTTTCGCGGTATAACTCTAAAAATTGATCAAATTCATCCGCTTCAAGAAATCTTACTTTCACGCCAAAATTCGTCGCTTTATTAATATTACGTTTACGCTGGCTATCGAATTGCTTCTTCAACGTTTGTGGTGTGTGACCTTTTAAATCCAACACACCCATCCATCTCACTTGGCTAGACGTATCATAGGATGTTGTAAAACCATGATGACGATAACCGTGTGACTTAAATAGCTGTACCAGTTTATCGTTAGGCATTTTGTCGCCAATAGGATGAATGTCTTTGTCATACACTTGATAAATCCAATACGGGTCCATTTTGACGTATAAGCATTTGTTTCTATTTAAATATTGGTCTAATGCTTTCAAATAAAAATCGGCTAATCCTAAATCGCTATAATCCATGACGGGACCACGATTCGAATAATAAACATAACTTCCTGCTGTTGGAATTTTGGAAAATAAGCTCGCTGCTAAAACTTGGTTGTTGTCATCTTTCACGCCTAACAGTACCACTTGAAAATCGTCTGCTTCTCGTGTTGCAATATTTTCTTTCACCTGAAAATAATGGCTTTCTAATGCAGGATTTTGAACAAATTGGTCGTATTCTTCAACTGTTAATTCTGTAAATTTCATACCAATAAATCCCCTTCTCTTCACTCATCTTATCTTTTAATCTTCTCTTTAAGCTGTTTTAATGTCGTATAAATCTTATAGACCGGTTTTTGAACGGGTTTAATAAAATCACCTACGTATTCAATGACATCTGCGTTATAACCTTTTTTGAACTTAACCACGCCAGCATCTTCCGCATCTTCAGTAAAGTGACCACTAATGCCATAAAAGTTGTAACGTGGAATATGGTGTTCAATTGCGTAGTTAATCATTTCCCATTGAACGGCATAGCTTCCTGCAAAGTGACGGAATTCATTTGCTGTGCCACCCGCATAATACACCACTTCAAACG
Above is a genomic segment from Staphylococcus delphini containing:
- a CDS encoding aminoacyltransferase → MKFTELTVEEYDQFVQNPALESHYFQVKENIATREADDFQVVLLGVKDDNNQVLAASLFSKIPTAGSYVYYSNRGPVMDYSDLGLADFYLKALDQYLNRNKCLYVKMDPYWIYQVYDKDIHPIGDKMPNDKLVQLFKSHGYRHHGFTTSYDTSSQVRWMGVLDLKGHTPQTLKKQFDSQRKRNINKATNFGVKVRFLEADEFDQFLELYRETEERAGFVSKTDEYFKNFINTYGHKALVPLAYIDLDEYITSLQQSLNDKETRRDQMMANENKSDKQIKKIAELDKQIDHDQQEMLKASELRKTDGSVLNLAAGVYFANAYEINYFSGGSSEKYNHFMGPYAMHWFMINYCFDHGYERYNFYGVSGDFTENSEDYGVYRFKRGFGVQIEELVGDFYKPIHKVKYFVFDVLNRLRSKIKR
- the pepF gene encoding oligoendopeptidase F, translating into MSQKLPQRSEVATAETWDLTDLYPNSESYEQALKSLPQEAQAFKAQYENQLNTVENIEKGLNTYAQLLVELERAGNYAELLHSVDTSDAERQRLNALFSTQYGKVLSQLTFVESELLNLDDAVMQQAISELGYGYYLTQLQKKKPHQLHPKAEEALASMSTALDVPYDIYGVTKMLDIDFGTFEVNGQTYDMDYTTFEGYYEDHDDTALRRASFRHFSDTLKKYEHTTAAVYNAQVQREKLEADLRGYDSVIEYLLEEQDVTLEMYHRQIDLIMSDLAPIMRKYAKLVQQANGLDELKFEDLKISIDPTFEPEITIEESKKYIFGALDVLGSEYVDMLHQAYDARWIDFPQNKGKETGAYCASPYASHSYIFISWTGKMTEAFVLAHELGHAGHFTFAQKHQNYLQSDASMYFVEAPSTMNEMLMLNYLFKNSNDARFKRWAIASIISRTYYHNMVTHLLEAAYQREVYQRVDQGESLSAPTLNAIKRQVIEQFWGDTVIITDGAELTWMRQPHYYMGLYSYTYSAGLTIGTIMAQRIKNEGEPAVQDWLNTLSAGGSKSPVELAQLAGIDVTTDQPLKDTIAYIGELVDELESLTTEI
- a CDS encoding SdrD B-like domain-containing protein, with the translated sequence MITNKNIYSIRKHKLGVASFLLGTLFIVGQAHDADASEVSPTTQAQNVEKEQMKTEGEGASDVVEQAVSEATPVAENTQEATPALTEVAKEATPVANENAKEVRVPESTQEVTKTEAEVTEIAQPVSHVEKPVTQTAAPTTGKQQTSPRQAQEVTAPVDMKEVNVETGTDVTSKVKVETSSITANQNKDKKINATNHRQSNAVNPHNAERVTLNYNWSFDNGIKAGDYFDFQLSDNVDTNGISTVRKVPHIMDSQKNDQIIAYGEINENNRVRYRFMDYVNQKENLKGKLSLNLFINPAKVQDEGDITVSSTLGQTTTNQNFNIKYIDGVKNAAGVTLNGRLDELSKADQSFTHYATFNPNKNKLTSVSIVGTVINGAKQNGKPGEVKVYEFVGSGNLPQSVYANVNDNQQFNDITSKVSISSNNSSGYQINFDMEGKHPYVIVYKGHYDSNAKDFSFRTNATGYQNLNQHTDYLYWGYGNSFNLTWDNGVAFYSNNASGEGNDKPIPPTYGFSPTVETSQNTVTYSPVMTFQQTGVLEVIEDSAVLNTLSQSGEDRGENTSPVIETMEDTQPVDFEETTTFPPSNHANEVIEFEEDTNYGEQDTVHHSDVVEYDEDTTTGMLTGAFSDHTTEEDTMEYTTDGLLIEFEDEMNPNVSGQYDDISMDTIEESSQIDTFTELESEFGQHDGAMDTIEESSQIDTFTELESEFGQHDDTMTFEEDTIVEKPKTEKGNRVPLVIDLLTPKNNYKFNIQPEAPATYQIGDFVWRDEDHNGVQNEGERGLEGVIITLKTADGTVVGTTTSDENGHYQFTNVQKGKYIVEFAVPEGYEATSRHTTADTTKDSDGLIAHIDVTKDDMTIDAGFFPLENWNPKQQDETYTIGDFVWRDEDHNGVQNEGERGLEGVIITLKTADGTVVSTTTSDENGHYQFTNVQKGKYIVEFAVPEGYEATSRHTTADTTKDSDGLIAHIDVTHDDMTIDAGFFPLENWNPQPEPKDPKENEQPEPMKPDEMEKPEPKQPDVPQPEPMKPGEMEKPEPKQPDVPQPEPMNPEEMEKPEPKQPDAPQPEPMNPGEKEMPKEMQPGERKPSQPSTMPQHESTEKGHSKMTASEQSSTTDEVLPETGESSSQSSALIFGGLLSLLGLGLLRRSPKQNRSSMK